From Scytonema millei VB511283, the proteins below share one genomic window:
- a CDS encoding ParA family protein — MARQPKIIVVANGKGGVGKTTTSMALAGILAEHYKVLAVDADVQGSFSWWVDRGEQKMDFDLVQETDPLLLGKLKQIEEYELVVVDTPPALNSESLAAAIAAADYLLLPTPPAPMDLAILVETVRRAVVPSGVAHRVLLTRVDPRSWTDAQAAQNTLKELGIPACKTVIRAYKAHERAALDGVPIVQWRGKHAKEAQLDYRKVADEMERDWRKLW, encoded by the coding sequence ATGGCTCGGCAACCCAAGATAATTGTTGTGGCGAATGGTAAAGGTGGCGTGGGTAAAACCACAACAAGTATGGCTTTGGCAGGAATTCTTGCCGAGCATTACAAAGTCTTAGCGGTCGATGCCGACGTTCAAGGCAGTTTTTCTTGGTGGGTCGATCGCGGCGAACAGAAAATGGATTTCGATTTAGTACAGGAAACCGATCCCTTACTATTGGGTAAATTGAAGCAAATAGAGGAATACGAACTCGTCGTCGTCGATACGCCACCAGCGCTCAACTCAGAATCGTTAGCAGCAGCGATCGCAGCGGCAGATTATTTATTGTTACCAACGCCGCCAGCACCGATGGATTTAGCTATCCTAGTTGAGACAGTCAGACGTGCAGTCGTACCATCAGGGGTAGCCCATCGCGTCCTTCTAACGCGAGTCGATCCTCGCAGTTGGACGGACGCGCAAGCAGCTCAAAACACCCTTAAAGAACTTGGTATTCCAGCTTGCAAGACTGTCATCCGCGCCTATAAAGCCCACGAACGAGCAGCTTTAGATGGCGTGCCAATCGTCCAGTGGCGAGGAAAGCACGCGAAAGAGGCACAATTAGATTACCGTAAAGTCGCCGACGAAATGGAGAGGGATTGGAGGAAGTTATGGTGA
- a CDS encoding serine/threonine-protein kinase: MSYCLNPSCQKPLNPKGTPFCHSCGKEIQPLLRYRYQIVRQLGSGGFGRTFLAEDTDKLNEPCVVKQLVSQFPGTRAWQKANELFQEEAQRLQQLGEHPQIPALYAYFEQDNYLYLVQQLIVGQTLQQEVEQHGIFSEEQIWQLLSDLLPVLQFIHAHHVIHRDLKPENIIRRQSDGKPVLIDFGISKQLSATAIASPGTSIGSFGYASLEQMNIGDAYPASDLYSLGVTCFYLLTQIHPSQLWTEKGYSWVTDWRQYLKTPISHKLERVLDKLLQKDFLQRYQHADEVLRDFSDRIQLSVDPATIETQLPSSEIGSIRADSTPTEQLSSTGKRLQRDRTHPPPTLVPPQRLQKRLLAGGIILLLGLVGYGYWYLNRISTIAGHTGEVNTIDFSPDGQKFASGSDDKTIKIWNFSDRRELNTLKGHTNWVYSVAISPDSQTLVSGSKDNTVKVWNLNTGRELRSLKGHASYVDTVAISPDGQKFASGSYDKTIKIWNLKTGEELRTLRGHAAEVLSVAISPDVLKLASSSTDRTIKIWNFHTGQEIFTLRGHTGDVNSLAFSPTGQELASVSDDRSIKIWNPNTGREIRTLTGHSADVNFVAFSPDGQKIATGSDDKTIRVWNLITGETLATLRGHSAPVWSVAFSRDGQTLVSGSADKTIAFWHLSP, from the coding sequence ATGAGTTACTGCCTCAACCCTAGTTGCCAGAAGCCTTTGAACCCCAAAGGAACGCCCTTCTGCCACAGTTGCGGCAAAGAAATCCAGCCGCTGCTGCGCTATCGCTATCAGATCGTCCGCCAGTTAGGTAGCGGCGGGTTTGGCAGAACTTTTTTGGCAGAAGATACAGACAAACTCAACGAACCCTGTGTTGTCAAGCAATTGGTATCGCAATTTCCAGGAACCAGAGCTTGGCAAAAGGCAAATGAGCTGTTTCAGGAAGAGGCACAGCGCTTGCAACAGTTAGGGGAACATCCGCAGATTCCTGCCTTGTACGCCTATTTTGAACAGGATAACTACCTGTATTTGGTACAGCAATTGATTGTAGGGCAAACTTTACAGCAGGAAGTCGAGCAACACGGAATATTTAGCGAGGAACAAATTTGGCAACTATTGAGTGACTTATTGCCAGTTCTCCAGTTTATCCACGCCCATCATGTGATTCATCGGGATCTCAAGCCAGAAAACATTATTCGTCGTCAGAGTGACGGTAAACCAGTTCTGATTGATTTTGGCATTTCCAAGCAATTATCGGCAACGGCGATCGCTAGTCCAGGAACAAGCATCGGCTCCTTTGGTTACGCCTCGCTGGAACAAATGAATATTGGGGATGCCTACCCAGCCAGCGATCTCTACAGTTTAGGTGTCACTTGCTTTTATCTGCTAACGCAAATCCATCCATCTCAACTGTGGACGGAAAAAGGCTATAGCTGGGTGACAGACTGGCGACAATATCTCAAAACGCCAATTAGTCACAAACTAGAGCGAGTTCTAGATAAGCTGCTGCAAAAGGACTTTCTTCAGCGCTATCAACACGCAGATGAAGTTCTGCGAGACTTCAGCGATCGCATCCAGTTATCTGTTGACCCAGCAACAATCGAAACCCAACTACCGTCAAGCGAGATTGGTAGCATTAGGGCAGATTCTACCCCTACAGAACAGCTATCGAGTACGGGAAAGCGACTGCAGCGCGATCGCACTCACCCGCCGCCCACGCTTGTTCCTCCCCAACGGTTGCAGAAGAGACTGCTAGCAGGGGGTATCATCCTGCTATTAGGATTGGTGGGATATGGTTATTGGTATCTCAACCGAATCTCTACGATCGCAGGGCATACTGGGGAAGTTAATACGATTGATTTCAGTCCAGACGGACAGAAGTTTGCTAGTGGTAGCGACGACAAAACGATTAAAATTTGGAATTTTAGCGATCGCCGAGAACTCAACACCCTTAAAGGTCATACCAACTGGGTTTACTCTGTCGCTATTAGCCCAGATAGTCAAACTCTAGTCAGTGGCAGTAAAGATAATACAGTCAAAGTTTGGAACTTGAATACGGGACGGGAACTTCGTAGCCTCAAGGGTCATGCTAGCTATGTTGATACCGTTGCCATTAGCCCCGACGGTCAAAAATTTGCTAGTGGGAGTTATGACAAAACAATTAAAATCTGGAACCTCAAGACAGGAGAGGAACTTCGGACTTTGAGGGGTCATGCTGCTGAAGTTTTGTCCGTTGCCATTAGCCCAGATGTTTTAAAGCTTGCCAGCAGTAGTACAGATAGAACAATTAAAATCTGGAATTTCCATACAGGACAGGAAATTTTCACCCTCAGAGGGCATACAGGCGATGTTAATTCTCTCGCCTTTAGTCCGACTGGTCAAGAACTGGCAAGCGTCAGTGACGATCGCTCGATCAAAATTTGGAATCCCAATACGGGACGAGAAATACGCACCTTGACGGGACATTCAGCTGATGTCAATTTTGTCGCCTTCAGCCCAGACGGTCAAAAAATTGCGACAGGTAGCGATGACAAGACAATTCGGGTATGGAACTTGATTACAGGAGAGACGCTAGCTACCCTAAGAGGACATTCAGCTCCGGTTTGGTCGGTTGCATTCAGCCGAGATGGACAAACTTTAGTTAGTGGTAGTGCAGACAAGACAATCGCTTTTTGGCATCTATCGCCGTAA
- a CDS encoding type II toxin-antitoxin system HicB family antitoxin, giving the protein MLSSSDYKLLIKDYVKSLKTFIGSIIETPSDSIIDFSIFMKQMRQFTGIIEREGNRYVSLCPELYIAIQGSTVEEARNNLVEALELFFETADPTEIETRSQGEVLEQATVYLKFNF; this is encoded by the coding sequence ATGCTTTCATCTTCTGATTATAAGTTGTTAATTAAAGATTACGTCAAATCTCTCAAAACTTTCATTGGCTCAATTATTGAAACCCCCTCAGATTCTATTATCGATTTTTCTATATTTATGAAACAAATGCGACAATTTACAGGAATTATCGAACGGGAAGGAAATAGATACGTTTCTTTGTGTCCAGAGTTATATATTGCTATTCAAGGTAGTACAGTTGAGGAGGCAAGAAATAACTTAGTTGAAGCATTAGAATTATTCTTTGAAACTGCCGATCCTACTGAAATCGAAACTCGTTCTCAGGGCGAAGTTTTAGAGCAGGCAACTGTCTACCTTAAGTTTAATTTTTAA
- a CDS encoding PIN domain-containing protein, which produces MIRTFIDAGVLIAAARGTEIGTVRALQVLIDPNREFVSSLFLKLEVLPKAIYNQRIEEVEFYNVYFDAVAHWATDVEQIIEVAYQESTQSELGATDALHVAAAVSAGAVEFITYEKPEKSIYRTKSIQVICVRPT; this is translated from the coding sequence ATGATTCGCACCTTTATTGACGCAGGAGTACTTATTGCTGCGGCTCGTGGTACAGAAATTGGTACAGTTAGGGCGTTACAAGTCCTGATAGATCCAAACAGAGAGTTTGTCTCTAGCTTGTTTCTCAAATTAGAAGTTTTGCCGAAAGCAATTTACAACCAACGTATAGAAGAGGTGGAGTTTTACAATGTTTATTTTGATGCGGTAGCTCACTGGGCTACTGATGTAGAACAGATTATTGAAGTAGCTTACCAGGAATCTACTCAGTCAGAATTAGGAGCTACGGATGCGCTACACGTTGCCGCAGCAGTATCAGCGGGTGCAGTAGAATTTATAACTTATGAAAAGCCTGAAAAGTCGATTTACCGGACTAAAAGCATTCAAGTTATTTGTGTTCGTCCGACTTGA
- a CDS encoding DUF2281 domain-containing protein, which produces MTVEQILLEKWRSLPPDKQQEVFDFVEFLSWRTSTSQHPISPEPKLDLGEKLKQIRTKIINSGAPLLTDEDIDREVAERRGGYQELE; this is translated from the coding sequence ATGACAGTAGAGCAAATACTTCTAGAAAAATGGCGATCGCTTCCTCCAGACAAACAACAAGAAGTTTTTGACTTTGTAGAGTTTCTATCTTGGCGAACTTCTACTTCTCAACATCCTATTTCACCAGAACCTAAGCTTGATCTAGGAGAGAAGCTAAAACAAATTCGTACAAAGATTATCAATAGTGGTGCGCCTTTGCTAACAGATGAAGACATCGATCGAGAAGTTGCCGAACGGCGAGGAGGATACCAAGAATTAGAATGA
- a CDS encoding NAD(+) kinase, which translates to MQLKQVIIAHKAGDSLSRRWAEICAQQLEDRGCRILMGPSGSKDNPYPVFLASAIQPIDLAIVLGGDGTVLTAARHLAAEGIPILAVNVGGNLGFLTESFESFKDSEQVWDRLLEDRYAVQRRMMLQAGLYEGDRTNIERVSDRFLALNEMCIKPASADRSITSILEMEIDGEVVDQYQGDGLIIATPTGSTGYTVSANGPIIHDGMKAITVTPICPMSLSSRPIVLPPGSVVSVWALGDYELNTKLWMDSVLATAIWPGQRVDIQMADCDAKFIILRENYSYYQTLREKLQWAGARIQYTNNHRN; encoded by the coding sequence GTGCAGTTAAAGCAAGTCATTATCGCTCATAAAGCAGGAGATTCCCTCAGTCGCCGCTGGGCAGAAATTTGCGCCCAGCAGTTAGAAGACCGTGGCTGTAGAATACTGATGGGTCCAAGCGGCTCCAAAGATAATCCTTATCCAGTATTTCTCGCTTCAGCTATCCAGCCTATAGATTTGGCAATAGTCTTAGGGGGTGATGGCACGGTACTCACAGCTGCAAGGCACTTAGCTGCTGAGGGAATCCCTATTTTGGCTGTCAATGTAGGTGGAAATTTAGGTTTTTTAACCGAATCATTTGAGAGTTTTAAAGATTCAGAACAAGTCTGGGATCGGTTGCTGGAGGATAGATACGCGGTTCAGCGGCGGATGATGTTACAAGCGGGACTTTATGAAGGCGATCGCACCAACATCGAAAGAGTTAGCGATCGCTTTTTAGCATTAAATGAAATGTGTATTAAACCCGCATCTGCCGACCGCTCGATCACCTCTATTCTAGAAATGGAAATTGACGGGGAAGTGGTCGATCAATATCAGGGTGATGGGTTAATTATTGCGACTCCCACTGGTTCCACAGGCTATACCGTTTCCGCCAATGGACCGATTATTCACGATGGGATGAAAGCGATTACCGTGACTCCCATCTGTCCGATGAGCCTTTCCAGCCGACCGATTGTTTTACCACCTGGTTCCGTCGTCAGCGTGTGGGCTTTGGGCGATTACGAATTGAATACTAAATTATGGATGGATAGCGTTTTAGCAACTGCAATTTGGCCCGGACAGCGAGTTGATATTCAAATGGCAGATTGTGACGCTAAATTCATTATTCTGCGAGAAAACTATTCTTATTACCAAACTTTACGCGAGAAATTACAGTGGGCAGGAGCGAGAATTCAATACACTAATAATCATCGGAATTAA
- the nuoK gene encoding NADH-quinone oxidoreductase subunit NuoK encodes MQLQYFLILAAALFCIGIYGLITSRNAIRVLMSIELLLNAVNLNLMAFSNFLDSQAIKGQVFTVFVITVAAAEAAVGLAIVLAIYRNRDTIDMEQFNLLKW; translated from the coding sequence ATGCAACTCCAGTACTTTCTCATTCTCGCCGCCGCCCTATTTTGTATTGGGATCTACGGCTTGATTACCAGTCGCAACGCCATCCGCGTATTGATGTCAATTGAATTGCTACTCAATGCCGTAAATTTAAACTTGATGGCATTTTCTAACTTTCTAGATTCACAAGCAATCAAGGGTCAGGTTTTTACTGTATTTGTCATTACCGTTGCTGCGGCTGAAGCAGCTGTAGGATTAGCAATTGTGTTAGCGATTTATCGTAACCGAGACACAATCGATATGGAGCAATTCAATCTACTAAAGTGGTAG
- a CDS encoding NADH-quinone oxidoreductase subunit J codes for MNIAQGVQIVSFGILAAMMIGAALGVVLLSNIVYSAFLLAGVFISIAGMYLLLNADFVATAQVLIYVGAVNVLILFAIMLVNKREDFAPLRNAWVRPTLTAIVSLGLFALLSTMVLATPWVYSTGVTPGNNSIVSIGQHFFSDFLLPFELASVLLLMAMVGAIILARREFLPEQTISPRKEQPVLTLPERPRELITVSGDRTSNLSKDKQAKGNS; via the coding sequence GTGAATATAGCACAAGGGGTACAGATTGTTTCGTTTGGCATCTTAGCAGCGATGATGATTGGGGCAGCCTTGGGAGTGGTGCTGCTGTCCAATATCGTCTACTCTGCTTTTTTATTGGCAGGGGTATTTATCAGTATTGCGGGAATGTACTTGTTGCTGAATGCTGATTTTGTTGCCACGGCTCAGGTGCTGATTTACGTCGGAGCGGTGAACGTACTGATCCTATTCGCGATTATGTTGGTGAATAAGCGCGAGGATTTTGCCCCACTGCGGAATGCTTGGGTACGCCCGACATTAACTGCGATCGTCAGTTTGGGATTATTCGCGCTGTTAAGTACGATGGTGCTGGCAACGCCTTGGGTATATTCTACTGGCGTGACCCCTGGTAATAATTCCATCGTCTCGATTGGACAACATTTCTTTAGCGACTTCTTGCTACCGTTTGAACTAGCTTCAGTTTTGTTATTAATGGCAATGGTAGGGGCGATTATTTTGGCACGACGGGAATTTTTGCCAGAACAAACAATTTCGCCACGTAAAGAGCAACCCGTATTGACATTGCCAGAACGTCCGCGCGAACTTATTACTGTGTCGGGCGATCGCACCAGCAATTTAAGTAAAGACAAGCAAGCCAAAGGCAACTCTTAG
- the ndhI gene encoding NAD(P)H-quinone oxidoreductase subunit I — protein MLKFLKQIGDYAKESVQAARYIGQGLAVTFDHMQRRPITVQYPYERLIPSERFRGRIHFEFDKCIACEVCVRVCPINLPVVDWEFDKPSKKKKLNHYSIDFGVCIFCGNCVEYCPTNCLSMTEEYDLCTYDRHELNYDNVALGRLPYKVTQDPMVTPLRELVYLPKGVLEPHDLPADAKRAGMLPEEIVKQEEQTTAQ, from the coding sequence GCCAAAGAATCAGTTCAAGCAGCTCGCTATATCGGTCAAGGGCTAGCAGTAACCTTCGACCACATGCAGCGGCGACCGATTACAGTCCAGTACCCCTACGAAAGACTGATTCCCTCGGAACGCTTTCGCGGCAGAATTCACTTTGAATTTGATAAGTGTATTGCTTGTGAGGTGTGCGTTCGTGTTTGTCCGATTAACCTACCTGTAGTCGATTGGGAATTTGACAAACCATCGAAAAAGAAAAAACTCAACCACTACAGTATTGATTTTGGCGTTTGTATTTTCTGCGGTAACTGCGTGGAATACTGCCCGACAAACTGTCTATCCATGACAGAAGAATACGACCTCTGTACCTACGATCGCCACGAACTCAACTACGATAACGTAGCTCTAGGTCGCTTACCGTATAAAGTTACCCAAGATCCGATGGTTACGCCACTGCGGGAACTCGTTTACTTGCCCAAAGGCGTACTCGAACCGCACGATCTGCCAGCAGATGCCAAACGAGCTGGTATGCTACCAGAAGAAATTGTCAAGCAAGAAGAGCAGACAACTGCTCAATAG